Proteins found in one Nostoc sp. NIES-3756 genomic segment:
- a CDS encoding MGMT family protein: MKEVNELSLKEGYGIVGDINANAISPRQVLVVRHEDIVDLAIPPGELRENLVITGITSKDFTSGSLISFDSGAAIRLTFHCEPCKRIAHLVDSLKTIQYKRGFLGVVINSGIIRVGDRINIQPEKFPALSENPYERFLDFIVKVPAGKVVTYKHLLEAIGVDKSYMRAIPTYLKKTSAENYPIHRILDSQGYLIKYAPNQKSQLESENIEVLSEQDSSHKYFVKYNKYLYNDASIYLT; this comes from the coding sequence ATGAAAGAAGTTAACGAACTCAGCCTAAAAGAAGGTTATGGTATTGTAGGAGATATTAACGCTAATGCTATTAGCCCCAGGCAAGTTTTAGTTGTTAGACATGAAGATATTGTTGATTTGGCAATTCCACCAGGAGAATTAAGAGAAAATCTTGTGATAACTGGGATTACATCTAAAGATTTTACTTCTGGTTCTCTGATAAGTTTTGATAGTGGTGCTGCTATTCGTTTAACTTTTCATTGCGAACCATGTAAACGTATAGCACATTTAGTTGATTCATTAAAGACTATTCAATATAAAAGAGGCTTTTTAGGTGTAGTTATCAATTCAGGCATAATTCGTGTTGGAGATAGGATTAATATTCAACCTGAAAAGTTCCCCGCTTTGTCTGAAAATCCTTATGAACGCTTTCTCGATTTTATAGTAAAAGTACCAGCAGGCAAAGTAGTAACATACAAACATCTACTAGAAGCAATTGGGGTAGATAAAAGCTATATGAGGGCAATTCCCACATATCTGAAAAAGACATCTGCTGAGAATTACCCCATTCATAGAATATTAGACTCCCAAGGCTATTTAATTAAATATGCGCCTAATCAAAAGAGTCAGCTAGAATCTGAAAATATAGAAGTATTATCTGAGCAAGATTCATCTCATAAATATTTTGTAAAATATAATAAATATTTATATAATGATGCAAGTATTTATTTAACTTGA
- a CDS encoding SDR family NAD(P)-dependent oxidoreductase, which translates to MNPTQNRRALITGANRGIGFAIAQGLIAKGYEVIITSRSLAKAQQSAQKLQSKVIPIELDVSDERSINQALETLRLQIDRLDVLINNAGVYPDEGVNILTISRELLDLTINANTFGPIRMVQAFLPLLEKSPDARVINLSSGYGAIEDLSADVPSYCLSKLALNGATIMLAQALQAKNIVINAVCPGWVRTDMGGASAPRSPEQGADTAIWLATEAPRNISGKFLRDRKIISF; encoded by the coding sequence ATGAACCCGACACAAAATAGACGAGCATTGATTACAGGTGCAAACCGAGGAATTGGATTTGCGATCGCCCAAGGTCTAATTGCTAAAGGTTATGAAGTCATAATTACTTCTCGCTCACTTGCAAAAGCCCAACAATCTGCCCAAAAACTGCAATCAAAGGTAATTCCCATCGAGTTAGATGTGAGCGATGAGCGCTCTATTAACCAAGCATTAGAAACTTTGCGTCTACAAATTGATCGCTTAGATGTGTTGATTAACAATGCTGGTGTTTATCCAGACGAGGGTGTAAATATTCTCACCATTTCCCGGGAACTGCTCGACTTGACGATAAATGCCAACACCTTTGGCCCCATTCGTATGGTGCAAGCATTTCTACCCCTGTTAGAAAAATCACCCGATGCCAGAGTAATTAATCTTTCTAGTGGCTATGGAGCAATAGAAGATTTATCAGCCGATGTGCCAAGTTACTGCCTATCAAAACTAGCCTTAAATGGGGCAACAATTATGTTGGCACAAGCCTTACAAGCCAAAAACATTGTTATCAACGCCGTGTGTCCGGGATGGGTGAGAACAGATATGGGTGGCGCATCTGCACCGCGATCGCCAGAACAGGGAGCAGACACAGCCATCTGGTTAGCAACAGAGGCTCCACGCAACATAAGCGGTAAATTTTTGCGCGATCGCAAAATAATTTCTTTTTAG
- a CDS encoding anthrone oxygenase family protein, producing MATVDHSFFILKLFALLGCGLIAGVFFAFSAFVMNALARLQPTNGIAAMQLINITVINPLFMTVFLGTGGICIFLLISSLLRWHRTNTVYVLVGSLLYLIGTLGVTIFFNVPLNEALALVKPDSTDGVKLWTTYLNDWTFWNHIRAAAAIAASASLTLAICS from the coding sequence ATGGCAACTGTTGACCACTCATTTTTCATATTAAAATTATTTGCACTGCTAGGTTGTGGACTAATAGCTGGCGTTTTCTTCGCTTTCTCTGCATTCGTTATGAATGCTCTTGCTCGACTTCAGCCGACAAATGGGATAGCAGCTATGCAGTTGATTAATATTACTGTGATTAATCCACTATTTATGACGGTATTTTTGGGAACAGGTGGAATTTGTATTTTCCTTTTAATTTCCTCATTATTGAGGTGGCATCGAACGAATACTGTCTATGTACTCGTAGGTAGTTTACTCTATCTTATCGGTACATTAGGCGTGACAATTTTCTTTAATGTTCCACTCAACGAAGCATTAGCCTTGGTTAAGCCAGATAGTACCGATGGGGTGAAGTTATGGACTACTTACTTAAATGACTGGACTTTCTGGAATCATATTCGAGCGGCAGCAGCAATTGCAGCATCAGCATCACTCACTTTGGCAATTTGCTCTTAA
- a CDS encoding MAPEG family protein, which yields MSSVIPTTEMTIPLWGLVIFIVWTIAVVVLLLAARIRHLSTGGSVKDFGTPNDESLLWRLFRVQSNLVENLPLYIGVVFLLTVRGVSGTVIDSLVVVYIIFRLVHSLIHIAGLNPIFRLLSLTIQLVCLVVLTILAII from the coding sequence ATGAGTTCAGTTATACCTACTACGGAGATGACTATTCCTTTATGGGGTCTAGTAATTTTCATTGTGTGGACGATCGCTGTAGTTGTGCTTCTATTGGCAGCGAGGATTCGTCATCTATCTACCGGTGGTTCTGTCAAAGATTTCGGCACACCAAACGACGAAAGTTTGCTTTGGCGACTATTTCGAGTGCAGTCCAACTTAGTAGAAAATCTACCTTTGTATATAGGAGTTGTGTTTCTCTTGACGGTTCGCGGCGTATCTGGAACTGTGATAGATTCGCTCGTTGTCGTTTACATCATATTTAGGCTTGTGCATTCTCTGATTCACATAGCTGGATTGAATCCTATATTCCGCCTTTTAAGTTTAACCATTCAGTTAGTTTGCTTAGTAGTTTTAACTATCTTGGCAATTATTTAA
- a CDS encoding VOC family protein — MIDIGLTHIALPVSELEKSIEFYATYAQMQVVHRRIDAETGVAVAWLTDYTRPFVIVLIETNSVQPILSPLAHLGVGCKSREAMDALCDQARQAGVLVGEPKDSGYPVGYWAFLRDPDGHTLELSYGQEIGLTVESS, encoded by the coding sequence ATGATTGATATTGGACTTACACATATTGCTTTGCCTGTCTCTGAACTAGAAAAAAGTATTGAGTTTTACGCTACCTATGCTCAAATGCAGGTAGTTCATCGTCGGATTGATGCGGAAACAGGGGTTGCAGTAGCTTGGTTGACAGACTATACACGACCATTTGTCATTGTTCTGATTGAAACTAATTCAGTACAGCCAATTCTCTCTCCATTAGCACATTTAGGAGTTGGTTGTAAGAGTCGTGAAGCAATGGATGCTTTGTGTGATCAGGCGCGTCAAGCAGGAGTGTTGGTTGGTGAACCCAAAGATTCTGGATATCCGGTTGGATATTGGGCATTCTTGCGAGATCCTGATGGTCACACATTAGAGCTATCCTACGGTCAGGAAATTGGTTTAACTGTGGAAAGCAGTTGA
- a CDS encoding DUF4333 domain-containing protein: MFNRLAIPALITTLAVAPVVVSCSTNKVPLSTQQQIYAGSWVASDGTFVNIYLDGGGDFKTSNTSVTGGTATITDKTLKIGLGPINREFKITQPPQEQNGRLTLQLDGITYTKNQSGATNPVSSSSVSEVKSTTEEKSQAAKEIESKITQSWGQNFAGQLDSLNCANEFEIKAGNSINCQASVENIPFQLKVNFQNDEGSFNWEAKGLLVLAKVEDKVVEVFRQSYGANAQADCSTSGNQKYRPSIAQDTFECRASDGGQNTTTVKITVQDDKGSFQLSPIS, encoded by the coding sequence ATGTTTAACCGATTAGCCATACCTGCACTAATTACCACTCTCGCTGTTGCACCCGTAGTTGTTAGTTGTAGTACTAATAAAGTTCCTCTGAGTACGCAACAACAAATTTATGCTGGTAGCTGGGTAGCTAGTGATGGCACATTCGTAAATATTTATTTGGATGGTGGTGGAGACTTTAAGACCTCAAACACTTCTGTTACAGGCGGTACTGCAACCATTACAGATAAAACTCTCAAAATTGGTTTAGGCCCTATCAACAGGGAGTTTAAAATTACTCAACCACCGCAAGAACAGAATGGTAGATTGACTTTGCAGCTTGACGGCATCACTTATACCAAAAACCAATCAGGTGCAACGAATCCTGTATCATCTTCTTCTGTATCAGAGGTTAAGTCTACTACTGAAGAAAAAAGTCAGGCAGCTAAAGAAATAGAAAGCAAGATTACTCAAAGTTGGGGGCAGAATTTTGCAGGGCAACTCGATTCATTGAACTGTGCGAATGAGTTTGAGATTAAAGCTGGTAATTCCATAAACTGCCAAGCATCAGTAGAAAATATCCCCTTTCAGCTGAAGGTAAATTTCCAAAATGATGAGGGTAGTTTCAATTGGGAAGCTAAAGGACTTTTAGTCTTAGCAAAGGTAGAGGATAAAGTGGTAGAGGTATTTAGACAATCCTATGGTGCTAATGCTCAGGCTGATTGTAGTACTTCTGGGAATCAAAAATACCGTCCTTCTATTGCCCAGGATACTTTTGAGTGTAGAGCCTCTGATGGTGGTCAAAATACCACAACGGTAAAAATTACAGTTCAGGATGATAAGGGTTCATTCCAATTATCTCCAATCAGTTGA
- a CDS encoding class I SAM-dependent methyltransferase translates to MNNQQESQAFERNWSAYYKAVEGRPPRETLLKALARLDTFPTDAPRFAVDLGCGDGRDTVELLRRGWRVLGIDGAQEAIARH, encoded by the coding sequence ATGAATAACCAACAAGAAAGCCAAGCGTTTGAACGCAATTGGTCTGCCTATTATAAAGCTGTGGAAGGTCGTCCGCCTCGAGAAACCCTACTGAAAGCCTTGGCAAGATTGGATACTTTCCCTACAGATGCTCCTCGATTTGCTGTAGATTTGGGCTGTGGGGATGGACGAGATACAGTAGAACTTCTCAGACGGGGTTGGCGAGTGCTAGGAATTGATGGTGCGCAAGAAGCGATCGCTCGCCATTAG
- a CDS encoding CPBP family intramembrane glutamic endopeptidase, with protein MSIKRLILFFVLTPIAAFLAASSLFGSLQEPQFQSRLELYQTNISLLAQAWQPEDSDDNSPKLIQEAVLGENPLENATKQYEKTRQSVQTNLTKIQNQLAQLHSPSQNATPPKPLPDTSPSTTISRNDKEKQLQQSQEQLQKFLAELDLRLGILQAKQGQTQTDINAWSDLQQRLDNSKSSTEVEQTAAVLSGLWSDPPRLFPNAQQLIQNNLEGWFRSTALIQLYQLQQRQDALREIQSAQQQAATQAVFKLAIIATVPSLAALAGLILLIFLIAQYLLKGKESLLGQNADLAWTTPWDGETILAVFVVGFFFMGQIFVPSLLILLPIPRPIVDVRLQAVSVLISYILVAAGALSVLYISIKRFFPLPQNWFRFRFQDNWFLWGLGGYCAALPIVVIVSLINQQLWQGQGGSNPLLQLALESRNFTALGIFYVTAAIAAPLFEEVLFRGFLLPSLTRYVPVWGAILASATLFAAAHLSLSEILPLTALGIVLGVVYTRSRNLLAPILLHSLWNSGTLLSLFILGSN; from the coding sequence ATGAGTATCAAGCGGTTGATTTTATTTTTTGTCCTAACGCCGATAGCAGCTTTTTTAGCGGCTTCGTCTCTGTTTGGTAGTTTGCAAGAACCACAGTTCCAAAGCCGCTTGGAACTTTACCAAACCAATATTTCACTGCTTGCACAAGCTTGGCAACCAGAGGACAGTGACGATAATAGCCCAAAACTCATTCAAGAGGCAGTTCTTGGGGAAAATCCTTTAGAAAACGCTACTAAGCAGTATGAAAAAACTCGTCAATCAGTGCAAACTAATTTGACGAAAATTCAAAACCAACTTGCACAACTGCACTCTCCATCGCAAAATGCTACACCACCTAAACCATTACCAGATACGTCTCCTTCTACCACTATCTCTCGTAATGATAAAGAAAAACAGTTGCAGCAATCTCAAGAGCAACTCCAAAAATTCTTGGCGGAATTAGATTTAAGGTTAGGTATTCTACAAGCAAAACAAGGACAAACTCAAACAGATATTAATGCGTGGAGTGACTTACAACAGCGCTTAGATAATTCAAAATCCAGCACAGAAGTTGAACAAACTGCGGCTGTGTTGAGTGGACTGTGGAGTGATCCCCCGCGACTTTTCCCGAATGCTCAACAGTTAATTCAGAATAATTTAGAAGGCTGGTTTCGCTCTACAGCTTTGATTCAACTCTACCAACTCCAGCAGAGACAAGATGCTTTAAGAGAAATTCAATCAGCACAACAACAGGCTGCGACTCAAGCTGTGTTCAAATTGGCTATAATTGCTACCGTACCTAGCTTGGCAGCGTTAGCAGGGTTGATACTGTTAATTTTCTTAATTGCTCAATACTTGCTCAAGGGTAAAGAATCTTTACTAGGACAAAATGCTGATTTAGCTTGGACAACACCGTGGGATGGAGAGACAATTCTTGCGGTTTTTGTCGTAGGCTTTTTCTTCATGGGGCAAATTTTCGTCCCTTCCTTGCTTATACTACTCCCCATCCCCCGTCCCATCGTTGATGTGAGACTGCAAGCTGTTTCTGTTTTGATAAGTTACATATTAGTAGCAGCCGGTGCGCTGTCAGTCTTATACATTTCGATTAAACGCTTCTTCCCCCTTCCCCAAAATTGGTTTCGCTTCCGGTTTCAAGATAACTGGTTTTTGTGGGGTTTAGGTGGTTATTGCGCCGCTTTACCTATAGTTGTGATTGTGTCCTTGATTAATCAACAGCTATGGCAAGGACAAGGTGGTAGTAACCCTCTACTACAACTAGCACTCGAAAGCCGAAACTTCACAGCATTGGGGATATTTTACGTGACAGCTGCGATCGCTGCACCTTTATTTGAAGAAGTTCTATTTCGTGGCTTCTTATTACCCTCCCTCACTCGTTACGTACCCGTATGGGGAGCAATTCTCGCCAGCGCTACGTTATTTGCTGCTGCTCACCTCAGCTTATCAGAAATTCTTCCCCTGACAGCTTTAGGCATAGTCTTAGGCGTAGTATACACGCGATCGCGTAACCTTCTAGCTCCTATACTCCTGCACAGTCTATGGAATAGTGGTACATTGTTGAGTTTGTTTATCTTAGGTAGTAATTAA